Proteins co-encoded in one Seriola aureovittata isolate HTS-2021-v1 ecotype China chromosome 1, ASM2101889v1, whole genome shotgun sequence genomic window:
- the LOC130166186 gene encoding secretory carrier-associated membrane protein 5-like, with the protein MAEPNFPPLPGFIPLKPCFYQDFDEIPEQHRSMCKKMYHLWMCECTVNSATLAVNLIGCFAWMFGGGGVTNFGLAIIWLIMFTPCSYVCWFRPIYKAFKNDSSFNFMLFFFVFMAQVGISIIQSIGIPGWGVCGWLATISFFSYNILIALIMLVPTLMFTAVASLSFIALTRIHNFYRGSGASMTKAQEEWTTGAWKNPHVQAAAQEAAMGAAAGAMQNQYSSPQYNDNQM; encoded by the exons ATGGCAG AGCCCAACTTCCCTCCACTGCCTGGATTCATTCCACTCAAGCCATGTTTCTATCAGGACTTTGATGAGATCCCTGAGCAGCACCGCAGCATGTGCAAGAAAATGTACCACCTGTGGATGTGTGAGTG TACAGTGAATAGTGCCACACTTGCAGTGAATCTCATTGGCTGCTTTGCTTGGATGTTTGGTGGAGGTGGAGTGACCAACTTTGGACTGGCTATCATCTGGCTAATCATGTTCACTCCCTGCTCTTACGTCTGTTGGTTCAGGCCCATCTACAAGGCCTTCAA gaATGACAGCTCTTTCAACTTCATGCTGTTCTTTTTTGTGTTCATGGCCCAAGTTGGCATCAGCATCATCCAAAGCATCGGCATCCCAGGATGGGGAGTATG tGGTTGGCTTGCTACTATTTCTTTCTTCAGCTATAATATCTTGATCGCACTGATCATGCTGGTCCCTACTCTCATGTTCACTGCTGTGGCCTCACTGTCCTTCATTGCCCTCACCAGG ATCCATAATTTCTACCGTGGCAGTGGGGCCAGCATGACCAAAGCTCAGGAGGAATGGACCACAGGAGCCTGGAAGAACCCTCATGTCCAAGCAGCAGCCCAGGAGGCCGCCATGGGGGCAGCTGCCGGAGCCATGCAGAATCAGTACTCCAGCCCACAATACAATGACAACCAGATGTAG